One genomic segment of Rivularia sp. PCC 7116 includes these proteins:
- a CDS encoding ABC transporter permease, whose product MGRYLKVIRLFWSAAIAAEMEYRVNFVIATLSSVGNLAGSLFSLFLFYRTGYTFSGWQWEAALIVVGIYTLLQGFAETFLSPNLNRIVRHVQEGTLDFVLLKPIRSQFWLSSHTVSPWGISDLIFGTIMIIYAGNRLGLGIGDYLVSIPALFFGLVILYSLWFMLGATSIWFVKIYNVTEVLRGLLEAGRFPMVAYPATFRIFFTFVVPVAFLTTVPAEAMLGRTQISWVIGAGILALVLFFVSSRFWRFALRYYTSASS is encoded by the coding sequence ATGGGAAGATACTTAAAAGTTATTAGATTGTTCTGGAGTGCTGCTATTGCGGCTGAAATGGAGTACCGTGTCAATTTTGTTATTGCGACTCTCAGCAGCGTGGGAAACCTTGCAGGGAGCTTGTTTAGCTTGTTTTTGTTTTACCGTACTGGCTATACTTTTTCTGGTTGGCAATGGGAAGCTGCTTTAATTGTCGTGGGAATCTACACTTTATTGCAGGGCTTTGCAGAAACTTTCCTTTCTCCCAATTTAAACCGCATTGTTCGTCACGTACAGGAAGGAACTTTAGATTTTGTCTTGCTAAAACCCATTCGCAGTCAATTTTGGCTTTCTTCCCACACCGTTTCACCTTGGGGAATCTCGGATTTGATTTTCGGTACGATTATGATTATTTACGCTGGTAATCGCCTGGGTTTGGGAATCGGTGATTATCTTGTGAGCATTCCGGCGCTGTTTTTTGGTTTGGTAATTCTTTATAGCTTGTGGTTTATGTTGGGAGCTACGAGTATTTGGTTTGTGAAAATATATAATGTCACGGAAGTTTTAAGAGGGTTATTGGAAGCGGGTAGGTTTCCGATGGTGGCTTATCCAGCAACTTTTCGGATATTTTTTACTTTTGTGGTTCCGGTGGCATTTTTAACTACGGTACCTGCGGAAGCGATGCTTGGTAGAACTCAAATTTCTTGGGTTATAGGTGCGGGAATTTTAGCTTTAGTGTTGTTTTTTGTTTCGTCGAGATTTTGGCGGTTTGCGTTGAGATATTATACTAGTGCTTCGAGCTAG
- a CDS encoding exopolysaccharide biosynthesis protein translates to MAKLSKELNRFFFEEKRGDTVTLENVLDLAGERIFGFLFVILSLPSALPLPAPVISIPFGIIMIVLAAQLIIGRQEPWLPEKFAKRPIKLETAQKFIKAGIPLLQKIEAVSRPRLPFVCTTIPGKIIIGLAIALMSSFMMIPIPGTNTLPAIGIFVTGFGLLEDDGAISLGGLTICAIAAILIGSVFAALIWGGTSLIDQIKTMLKG, encoded by the coding sequence ATGGCTAAACTGTCCAAGGAATTGAACCGGTTTTTTTTTGAAGAGAAACGTGGTGATACCGTAACTTTAGAAAATGTCCTAGATTTAGCAGGGGAAAGAATTTTCGGATTTTTGTTTGTCATCCTCTCTTTACCTTCAGCTTTACCGCTCCCGGCACCAGTTATATCAATTCCCTTCGGAATTATCATGATAGTCTTAGCAGCGCAATTAATTATAGGTCGTCAAGAACCCTGGCTACCTGAAAAATTCGCAAAACGTCCTATCAAACTTGAAACAGCACAAAAATTTATCAAAGCTGGAATACCTCTTTTACAGAAAATCGAAGCAGTAAGTCGTCCCCGTTTACCATTCGTTTGTACTACTATTCCCGGAAAAATCATTATTGGATTAGCCATTGCTTTAATGTCAAGCTTCATGATGATTCCCATTCCCGGAACAAATACCTTACCAGCAATTGGCATATTTGTAACCGGATTTGGATTATTAGAAGACGACGGTGCAATTAGTTTGGGAGGTTTAACTATTTGTGCGATCGCTGCAATTTTAATTGGTTCGGTTTTTGCAGCTTTGATTTGGGGTGGTACGAGTTTAATCGATCAAATTAAAACTATGTTGAAAGGATAA
- a CDS encoding alpha/beta fold hydrolase: MRFLSLFFATLLAVILLPIPMVAAVTPITPGDNLVVEGIPSIPSDIVQKVERYTQFRSAGISSWHPTKREMLISTRFADTRQTHYVKSPLATRQQLTFFPEPVRGASFQPSDGNYFVFSKDAGGNEFNQNYRYDLDTGETTLLTDGESKNSRGVWSNRGDRMIYTSTRRTGNDADFYIINPQIPASNKLLTQNEGGGWYGLDWSPNDDKYLALQYVSVNESYLWLVDTSTGEKQRLLPSYGEEKISYDGGYFSKDGKGLYVITDRDSEFSRLAYVELDTLQHTYLSKKFRWDVTDFDLSDDGNFLAFVTNEDGTGVLHILNTATRRFKRLPKLPIGQVYGIRWHNNNQDLGFTLISAKYTADAYSLNIRNNKVERWTLSETGGLNTSSFSDAELVRWKSFDGRTISGFLYRPPAKFTGKRPVIINIHGGPESQFRPSFLGRYNYYLNELGVAVIFPNVRGSTGYGKTFTKLDNGFRREDSVKDIGTLLDWIATQPELDADKILVTGGSYGGYMSLAVATKYSDKIKAAIDIVGISNFVTFLENTKGYRRDLRRVEYGDERDPKMREFLEKISPTNNAENIKVPLFVIHGKNDPRVPLIEAEQIVETVRKNDVPVWYLMAKDEGHGFRKKKNIDFQFYSTVMFIKEFLIGNG, encoded by the coding sequence ATGCGATTTTTATCTTTATTTTTTGCTACTCTGCTTGCAGTAATCTTACTACCTATCCCGATGGTTGCTGCTGTTACTCCTATTACTCCTGGAGACAATCTTGTTGTTGAGGGAATTCCGTCAATTCCTTCAGATATAGTACAGAAAGTTGAACGCTATACTCAGTTTCGTTCTGCTGGTATTTCTAGCTGGCATCCCACAAAGCGTGAAATGCTGATTTCCACCCGTTTTGCAGATACGCGACAAACACATTATGTTAAATCTCCCCTGGCTACTCGTCAACAGTTAACGTTCTTTCCAGAACCCGTTCGCGGTGCGAGTTTTCAACCTAGCGACGGTAATTATTTTGTCTTTAGTAAAGATGCTGGAGGTAATGAATTTAACCAAAATTATCGCTATGACTTAGATACCGGGGAAACTACTCTATTAACCGATGGTGAATCAAAAAACAGTCGTGGTGTATGGTCTAACCGTGGCGATCGCATGATTTACACTTCCACTCGCCGCACGGGTAATGATGCTGATTTTTACATTATTAATCCGCAAATTCCCGCAAGCAATAAGTTGTTAACCCAAAATGAAGGTGGTGGCTGGTACGGTTTGGATTGGTCGCCAAATGATGATAAATATTTAGCGTTGCAGTATGTTTCGGTGAATGAAAGTTATCTATGGTTGGTTGATACTTCTACAGGTGAGAAGCAACGGCTATTACCTTCATATGGTGAAGAAAAGATTTCTTACGACGGCGGTTATTTTAGTAAAGATGGCAAAGGCTTATATGTAATTACAGATAGGGATTCCGAGTTTTCCCGGTTGGCTTATGTTGAACTCGATACTTTGCAGCATACCTATCTCAGCAAAAAATTTCGTTGGGATGTCACAGATTTTGACCTTTCCGACGACGGTAATTTCTTAGCTTTCGTTACTAACGAAGATGGTACTGGAGTATTACACATATTAAATACTGCTACCCGTCGTTTCAAACGTTTACCAAAGCTTCCTATCGGTCAAGTTTACGGTATCAGATGGCATAATAATAACCAAGATTTAGGTTTTACACTGATTTCAGCGAAATATACTGCCGATGCTTACTCTTTAAATATTCGCAACAACAAAGTTGAGCGTTGGACATTAAGCGAAACTGGTGGTTTAAATACTAGCAGCTTCTCAGATGCTGAATTAGTAAGGTGGAAGAGTTTCGACGGTAGAACAATTTCCGGCTTTTTATATCGTCCTCCCGCTAAGTTTACCGGAAAACGTCCGGTTATTATCAACATTCACGGCGGTCCGGAATCGCAGTTTCGTCCTTCTTTTTTGGGAAGATATAATTACTACCTGAATGAGTTGGGGGTTGCGGTTATATTTCCTAATGTCAGGGGTTCGACGGGATACGGCAAGACTTTTACTAAGTTAGATAATGGTTTTCGTCGGGAAGATTCTGTTAAAGATATCGGTACATTACTTGATTGGATAGCAACGCAACCGGAATTAGATGCAGATAAAATTTTAGTTACTGGGGGAAGTTATGGTGGCTATATGTCTTTGGCTGTGGCGACGAAATACAGTGATAAAATTAAAGCTGCAATTGATATTGTGGGGATTTCCAATTTTGTCACCTTCCTCGAAAATACCAAAGGTTATCGCAGAGATTTGCGACGGGTGGAATATGGAGACGAAAGAGATCCAAAAATGCGAGAGTTTCTAGAGAAAATTTCTCCGACAAATAATGCTGAGAATATCAAAGTGCCGTTATTTGTAATTCACGGTAAAAATGACCCCAGAGTACCGTTAATAGAAGCCGAACAAATAGTAGAAACAGTGAGAAAGAATGATGTCCCGGTGTGGTATTTAATGGCGAAAGATGAAGGGCATGGATTTAGGAAGAAGAAGAATATTGACTTTCAGTTTTATTCTACCGTGATGTTTATTAAGGAGTTTTTGATTGGTAATGGGTGA
- a CDS encoding HAD-IB family phosphatase, translating to MTSQYDKIIIFDCDSTLSSIEGVDELARAAGESATQEIEKMTAQAMEGKIALESIFAKRLEIIQPSADSVSKVGKLYIDTVEPSAKQVITTLKDRGWTPIILSGGYRQAIKPLADYLGVEFIEAVDLYFNEDGSYRDFDHNYPSTRNGGKPEVVKSLREKYSPNKIVAIGDGVSDLESKPVIDMFIGFGRYAVREKVKQEADYFITDLQEVVSLVGNW from the coding sequence ATGACGAGCCAATACGATAAGATTATTATTTTTGATTGCGACAGTACTTTGAGCAGTATTGAAGGGGTTGATGAGTTAGCACGTGCTGCTGGTGAGTCAGCTACTCAAGAAATTGAGAAAATGACTGCCCAAGCTATGGAAGGGAAGATTGCTTTAGAAAGTATTTTTGCAAAACGTTTGGAAATTATTCAACCTTCTGCCGATTCTGTTTCTAAAGTTGGTAAGTTATATATCGATACAGTTGAACCTTCCGCGAAGCAGGTTATTACAACTTTGAAAGATCGAGGTTGGACACCAATTATTTTGAGTGGTGGTTATCGTCAAGCAATCAAACCTTTAGCCGATTATCTTGGTGTAGAATTTATCGAAGCTGTTGACCTTTATTTTAACGAAGATGGCAGCTATCGCGACTTTGACCACAATTATCCCTCAACACGTAACGGTGGTAAACCCGAAGTTGTCAAAAGTTTACGAGAGAAATATTCTCCCAACAAAATAGTAGCTATTGGTGATGGTGTCAGCGATTTAGAAAGCAAACCCGTTATTGATATGTTTATCGGTTTTGGTAGATATGCAGTGAGAGAAAAAGTTAAGCAAGAAGCAGATTATTTTATTACCGATTTACAGGAAGTTGTTTCTTTAGTTGGTAATTGGTAA
- a CDS encoding tetratricopeptide repeat protein, whose amino-acid sequence MPKIGNPNFVGRINELVKVHEELYQHKNNRVAISAVSGMGGVGKTELAIQYARKYYDDYSGGICWLNVRDTNLAAEIIQFIQQKMRLEVPQKDIQENPLTLEEQVAWCWQNWQPPQGLVLVILDDVTEYKEIKKLLPRTDNQRFKLLITTRQRGLDTNLVDITLDILSEDEALSLLRGILGEEDKRIDKELETAKDLCKWLGYLPLGLELVGRYLVEDADLSIADMLEELQEERLNNEAINPESDDLENTEMTARLGVQAAFNLTWEKLEKKTREVGELLSLFNPNEIAWEYVESVSESLSWKKKDVKNAKKLLHGRNVIKRLEEGEASYQIHPLIREFLKVKLQASVQANEFKQAFTDTFIEIGETISKTPTLEFRNSVKNAIPHFTEVLENHLDGVSDENLYWAFYDIGRFYQEQGLYALAQPWYEQCLSTVRSRLGENHPDFGMSLNKLAAIYQCQGKYSAAEPLFIQALQLIKQQLGQNHSRFAVSLNYLARLYSEQGKYSAAEPLFIQALQLTKQLLGKTHPRFALGLNNLASLYESQGKYEQAEPLYIEALESYEQQLGKNHTLVAQCLNNLAYLYNKMGRYEQAEPLYIQALQLRKQLLGENHPSYANSLNNLACLYDNQGKHEQAEPLYIQALQLRKQLLGENHPHTASSINNLACLYYNQGKYEQAEPLYIQALELRKQLLGINHPHTATSLNNLALLYSNQGKYEQAESLCIQALQLRKKLFGENHPDTASIFNNLACLYDNQGKYEKAEPLYIQALQLTKQLQGENHPDTAGSLNNLAYFYKNMGKYEQAEPLYIQALEIVEQIFGETHPDTVLYRNNLEYLREKKGESEG is encoded by the coding sequence ATACCAAAAATTGGTAATCCAAATTTTGTCGGACGAATAAATGAACTTGTCAAAGTACATGAGGAATTATATCAACACAAAAATAATAGAGTCGCTATTTCTGCTGTGTCGGGAATGGGTGGTGTTGGGAAAACTGAATTAGCGATACAGTACGCACGAAAATACTACGATGATTATTCTGGGGGGATTTGTTGGTTAAATGTTAGAGATACCAATTTAGCTGCGGAAATTATTCAATTTATCCAGCAGAAAATGCGTTTGGAAGTTCCACAAAAAGATATCCAAGAAAATCCGCTGACTCTTGAGGAACAAGTAGCTTGGTGTTGGCAAAATTGGCAGCCACCTCAAGGTTTGGTATTGGTAATCTTAGATGATGTAACCGAATACAAAGAAATCAAAAAACTATTACCAAGAACTGATAATCAACGTTTTAAGTTATTAATTACCACTCGTCAACGAGGGTTAGATACAAATTTAGTTGATATAACCCTTGATATTCTTTCAGAAGATGAAGCGTTGTCGTTGTTGAGAGGTATTTTAGGTGAGGAAGATAAACGGATTGACAAGGAACTTGAAACAGCCAAAGATTTATGTAAATGGTTGGGTTATTTACCTCTTGGTTTGGAATTAGTTGGAAGATATTTGGTAGAAGATGCGGATTTATCAATCGCTGATATGTTGGAAGAGTTGCAAGAGGAGCGATTGAACAATGAAGCTATCAATCCCGAGTCAGATGATTTAGAAAATACAGAAATGACAGCTAGACTAGGAGTTCAAGCTGCATTCAATTTAACTTGGGAAAAACTTGAGAAAAAGACTCGGGAAGTTGGAGAGTTATTAAGTTTATTCAATCCCAATGAAATTGCTTGGGAGTATGTAGAGTCTGTTAGCGAGTCGTTAAGTTGGAAAAAGAAAGATGTTAAAAATGCGAAAAAGTTACTTCATGGACGCAATGTCATTAAAAGGTTAGAAGAAGGAGAAGCTAGCTATCAAATTCATCCTTTAATTCGCGAGTTTTTGAAAGTTAAATTACAAGCATCAGTACAAGCAAATGAATTTAAACAAGCATTTACCGATACTTTTATTGAAATTGGTGAAACAATTTCCAAAACACCAACTCTAGAATTTCGTAATTCTGTGAAAAATGCGATTCCTCATTTTACAGAAGTCCTTGAAAATCATCTTGATGGAGTTAGCGATGAAAATCTATATTGGGCTTTTTATGATATAGGGAGGTTTTACCAAGAACAAGGTTTGTATGCATTAGCACAACCTTGGTATGAACAATGTCTATCAACAGTGCGATCGCGTTTAGGAGAAAATCATCCCGATTTTGGGATGAGCTTAAACAAGTTAGCAGCAATCTATCAATGCCAAGGAAAGTATTCAGCAGCAGAACCACTTTTCATTCAAGCTTTGCAATTAATAAAACAACAACTTGGACAAAACCATTCCCGTTTTGCCGTTAGCTTGAACTATTTAGCTAGACTCTACTCCGAGCAAGGAAAATACTCAGCAGCAGAACCACTTTTCATTCAAGCTTTGCAATTAACAAAACAGCTACTTGGAAAAACCCATCCCCGTTTTGCGCTTGGCTTGAACAATTTAGCTTCACTCTACGAATCTCAAGGAAAATACGAACAAGCAGAACCTCTTTACATCGAAGCTTTGGAGTCATATGAACAGCAACTAGGAAAAAATCATACCCTTGTTGCACAATGCCTAAATAATTTAGCTTATCTCTACAACAAGATGGGAAGATACGAACAAGCAGAACCTCTTTATATCCAAGCTTTGCAATTAAGAAAACAACTTCTCGGAGAAAATCATCCTTCCTACGCAAACAGTTTGAACAATTTAGCTTGTTTGTACGACAACCAAGGAAAACACGAGCAAGCAGAACCTCTTTATATCCAAGCTTTGCAATTAAGAAAACAACTTCTCGGAGAAAATCATCCCCACACTGCAAGCAGTATAAACAATTTAGCTTGCTTATACTACAACCAAGGAAAGTACGAACAAGCAGAACCCCTTTATATCCAAGCTTTGGAATTAAGAAAACAACTTCTCGGAATTAATCATCCTCACACAGCAACCAGTTTGAACAATTTAGCTTTACTCTATTCCAATCAAGGAAAATACGAACAAGCAGAATCACTTTGTATCCAAGCTTTGCAATTAAGAAAAAAGCTTTTCGGAGAAAACCATCCCGACACTGCAAGCATTTTTAACAATTTAGCTTGCTTATACGACAACCAAGGAAAGTACGAAAAAGCAGAGCCCCTTTACATCCAAGCTTTGCAATTAACAAAACAACTTCAGGGAGAAAATCATCCCGACACTGCAGGCAGTTTGAACAATTTAGCTTATTTTTATAAAAACATGGGAAAGTACGAACAAGCAGAACCCCTTTATATCCAAGCTTTGGAGATTGTGGAACAGATTTTCGGAGAAACTCATCCGGATACTGTGCTTTATCGCAATAATTTGGAATATTTACGTGAAAAGAAGGGAGAAAGTGAGGGATGA